The genomic region CGTACAATTCCAACGAACTGATGTCATGACCATTCTCGTCCAGGGTGTGGAGGATGACTTCCTCGGGAGTGAACCTGGGTTGAAATTTGGACCCTTGAGCATGCGCCGGAGATGGCTTCTTTTCTGACTCGTTGTAAACATTAAAAGTACGGCACAGCTTCTGAAAGTAATCTGATGCAACGCTGGTGAAGGCGTCCATGGCTGATGGCTGGAGTTCCTCGAATCCCGTATGGTAGAGGACTTTGGCAATCGAGCGCTTAAGGGCGTTTTGGCATGTTTCGGGCGCCATCACAGGACCGTCATCGCTGATGAAATGAGGTTCAATATCCTGTTCCACGAAGGGATCCGAGTTTGACTTCGGAAATTGGTTTGTATACACCTATATCAGATTAACAGATTAGTAAATGAGTAGTACCCATCATGGTTTTGACATACCTGAGTTTGAACTTGCATCTGCTTGATGACCGAGATCCTGGTTGCAAGTTTCCTTGTCTCTTGAATCTGATGTATAttctcatccatcttcttcgtcagaCGACTTGTTGGTGCTGTAAATGACCCAGGCGGCACCAGGCGTAGAAACTCCTCGTGCTGGTTGATAACTTtcccttctccatcttcgaCCCACTGAAGTTTGGGGTGAATATCCGGTATGTTGCTCAACGTATCATAGTAGTCGGGTATCACCttagcctcttcttcctcaattTCCTCAGCCAGAGTCTCGGTTGGCTTTGTTGCCGAATCTTCAGAAGCCACAGCTGTAGAATTTGCTTGAGAATGAGTAATGATAccttctgcctctgcctcccTTTGTCGCTTGAGGAATCGACGCATACCAGCCTTGGAGCGAACGAGTGCAGGGGCTTCGGTGTTGAACTTGTTGTCCTTGAAAAGCTGAAACCGCTCCTTGGCAACCAGAGCTCGATCCTTCTTAGTAGTTTGCTTCCATACTTTGtactcttcatcctcaaaggCCTGCTCGGCAGCTTCACCAAACGCTGAGTTCAGTGCCAGGCCATTGATACTTGGCCCATCAATGTCCATGGCATCGGCGTTACTCCCCATTCCGGAATGGCCGTTAAGTCCGCTTGGTGTGAGGGAACCGGCAATCGGTGGAGTGGCAAAGCCATTGCTGCCGTCAACCTCTGAGCCTTCTCGGACTTTTCCCAGAAGCCCATTTACTTGAAGAATGGGCTTCTGATCTATTGCTGGTGTGTCCTCTTTCTGATCGTTTGGGGCCTTTCGTGCCTTGCTTGTCCCCTTTGCACCAGCTTTGCGACCTCGTGAAGACATAATGGGCTCATCATCGGAATCCTCTCCAGCATCGTCATCTCCGCCATTCTGTTTTCGCCGTTCTTCTGCCTCAACCTCCGCTCGAGAGCGGATGACAAGGTCTGGTATCAATGGAATAAGTTTCTCTGCTTCCTTTCTCATCCCATTGGCCATGCGTCGTAGAGGGTGATTCATATCTTGGTTGTACCTGAGGCAATTGTCCCAGATCAGGTTAAGATCCACAACAAAATCAGCCTTGGATTTGTAAGTCAGACTTTTCAACTTCTTGGTCATTGTGCCAAGATCCATGGGGTTTTTGATGACTAGAGGTAAATTAGTTTCGTCAGTGGCACGAGACTGTTCGTGGTTTCTCACAATTGTAGTAGTCTGGAGCATCCCTCTTGTTCACTCTTGTCAGAAAAGGAGTGGAATATTCCGTATGCGCCTTGAGTTCTGTCAAGACCTTTTCTAAAGCCTCGTACAATTCCTCCTGGTTCACATTCTCCTCGCTGGCCCATTTACTCCTATTTTTACGGACCTCGTTCATCAAGAGCCTAAGTTCGGCATCAGAGGCGCGAACCTGATCTCGCTTCATGTCGATACGAGCGATGAGATGTTTCAATGTTAGGCTAGAAGCGCCGAGATTGGCACTACTGAGTGAGCCTTGGTTTGGAACAGCACTATGGTTATTAATTGGATGATGGTTGTGATCCATCTCGGCCTGGAGCTGCTTCTCAGAATCTTcaagttgttgttgttctAGCATAGCGGCATGGTCATTCTCCAAGGTATGAAAGATGGTGTGGAAACTCCTCCGAGCGGCAGCTTCGGTAGCTGTACGAGCTTCCTCAAGTTTcttgatggcatcttcaccatctttATCTTTCGACTGTGAGCCATCTTGATCCTTGGATTTGTCACCATGCTTGCTTGGTGATGTCACCGAATGAACAGGTGAGCTCCCTGATTTGGATGGCGACAGTAACGTATTGGCAGGGGCTCCAGCAGAATGAGGTTTTGATGCTGATTGCGAAggctcgtcatcttcttcgtcgtcatcatcatcgtcgtagTCGTCCTCATCGATGGTGCGCTTTGCTTTCTTTAAGGGGGGTTCCTTGATTGGCTCGTGGTCGGTCGTGGGAGGGATAATGTTTGCGGAGGGGGGCGGAGAACGTCGTAGCGCAGATATCGCGGGATAATTATAAGAACCATCTTCGGAGAAAAGCAACGCGACCTTGTCCTCGGTCTTGCGATATAAATCCGCAAATAGGGCGCGTCGGTTCTCTTCCTCGATGTCAAGTGGTGCCTCAGGCATCAGCACACTTGGATTATCAATAGGAGTCTGAGTTCGCGCAGGGACATCATCGAGATGCGATACGCTCCTATTACTGTTGGTATGGTGCAAATAGGGAGGTTGCCAGGCGGGCTGGCCGTTGGTGATGGACATGATGGACCCAGGGCGATGATAGCGACAACGGGGCGCGAGTCGCCATGCGCAACAAGATGCGCTCGCGTGCGGCGGGACCGAGGGCGATTGGTGAGCTCAAGACCACATGGGACAAACGAGAGGCATCGGTAGAGATGGCGTATAAAATTTGTTGATTATATGGCAAGCGGAGGGTGGTGTTTTGATGGATCGCGTTCTGCCGTTTTGTCGTCTGTTCAAgaggtgaggttgatgatttgGGGGGAGCCTTGCCAGGTACCTTTCCCGAAGCGGAGAGTTTTCCCTGAGTGAGCGCGCGCTGGACCGACTCGTGGGGGAATCTCGCGGGGGAGAGTTACGGGTACTAAGGAcctgaagaggctgaggttATAGGCGGGTCAGTGTAGGTGATTGCAGAGTTGCCTCGAGTTGTTGAATTCTTCTCTCTACTGAAACTAGGTATTCATCGGTATGCCAATCCCTTTGTTTGCTTGATTGTCCGGTCTTCGGCACACTCCCTTCTCATTGATTATCCACAATGTATTCCGTACCTACAGAGGACCTGTTTCGGCCCCGACGATGCCCAGAACCTCTTTGTCAGCAAATCACGTGCCAGAAGGCAAGTTCTTGAATCTTAGGTACTAAGGCAGTATGAACTCTGCCTGCTCCCCTTTAGTTAGTAGGTTTAAGAGGGTTGAAATTCTTGGAGCCAGGCAACGTCTGGAAGTTCAACTTTTATTCATGTCTACCTACTAATCTTCAGGTACCATCGTAAGGAACTCGACACATGCTTTCTTATATGAACCGTGATTTTACATCGAGCTCTCTCAACAATGGGTGTATATTACTAGTGACAATGAGTATATGCAAACAATGCAATACACATCCTTGTCTCCACAAACCATGAATGAAGAACAGCGCCATCTTTCTAGATCACCCCAGATATTATCTGTAGCCAGTGATACACAAGATCGAGGGGTATGGGGGGCATGCCTGCATCTGTGTCTATACCTAGCAAGCCTAAAATGGGGCGCCCAATGAAATCACCAAAATCAAACTCTTGGTTGTAGCCTTGCAACCTCCTGAGGCGTGGAGAATGATGGCGTTCATTGTCGTAGCCTTGTGTCAGTCCTATATTTCTGGTTATCTGTGTAGTTTGCTCAGTCTTTGCATGATCGCACAAAAATTAACAACCTGAAGCCTCATGAACTACCTGGGATCAAAGGTTGAAGGAGTGATCTACTGCAACTAGGCATGAGGCAGCAGGAAAACTTCTGGCTTTAAACTTAGGTGCCAAAACAAATTCgtcttaagacctatagATTTATGGTAAAACTTCatctaagtctttttgtcgcTGATCCTCAGTTTTCTTGTACCCATTGCTGGGGTCTGGGTAGCACAAGTGTCCACATTACACTCCTCTTAATCCAATTGGATGGATGATATGACAACCTCCTGTTAAATCAAAGTTCATGCACTGCCACAGTTGCTAGACTAGCCCCGCCACAAGGGCTATCGTCGTCACTCAGCTCCCAACATGGAGGAGAGCTCCACGCTTTCATTTCCTCCAACTGCCTGCCTTacctactactactactactactactacttGGTCAAAGCTCTGAAACCTAGTCTTCTACGTACAACGAATTATTACAACTTGTCAGGCTTTGCTCATAAAAGAACAGCCATTTGTTCCGAACGAGGCGCTACGTTTGGAGAACGGAGCACTCTTATACGAAATTGGAAGTTAGAAGGCTCTGTTAGActtatcaagctcaacccCAGCCACTGGACTCCTCATGATGCGAATACGGCTCCCGGTTGCAGGTACGTCATGGCATTATGTCTTGCCTCAGTGTTGTCAATGAACTGTCGTCCCATTCTGGGATCCATTTTCTGATCTCAAACACATACTCATTAGCCGTGAATCCGACTAATAGCTTGCCAGGCGTCTTCCTGCTCCTACTCCTCATTGCCGCCTACGCTGGATTGACTTCAATACAACTTGGTCAATATGTCAACGACAAGGCGTTGCACTTCACCACCTTCTTTGCGCTTACCGTTGTGTTTTACTGGGTTGTCGATACGAGTCGAAGACGTGTTATGAATATGACTTTGGTCGTTTGCACAATCGTTCTTGGTGTCGGTTCCGAATTCGTCCAAAGCTTCCTCGATAATGGTCGGGAGTTTGATCTATACGACATTATTGCAAATGTGATAGGAAGTTTATTAGGTGTTGGCCTTTGCTCGTGGTACCACAAGCGTATGCTTGAGCGCAAGCGACGTAGACGTTACAGTGCTGTTCCTGGCGAAGAGCagggtgatgttgagcttggagaaggCCACGAGTCAGGCGTCATGGAAGGGAGCAGCCGCTCTCAAACATTGGAAGAGGAGGTGGACAACTGGGACGAGAACGAGATCGATGATGACTGGGACGAGGACGAAACACATGAGGCTtcaaccaacaccaagacgtTGGAAACTAACGCGGACAATGGTGACTTGGGAGATACAAAGAAGCGAATGGACTAACATGACCGATGAGCTTAGCTATGGTCATGTAGAGATGCTATGCCACGACTTATGACTGGATGGCCCCGCACGATTTATGTTCAACTTGATTACATTGTGTTTGATGGCTTGGTGACTTCTTGGTATCAGATGAGCCAAACAAGAATATCCATTATTTTCCCATATTGGATATGATATCGACGCTGAACTGTCCTAGGAATTATTCCCGCCTTGACCTGTCTCGTTCTGATATGGCTAAATTATACGTCTCATAGATAGTAGACTGTGGAAAAGTCAGCCTCCAGCTATAATAGCAACTGCATGGGGTATGACTAGCCCACGATGGAAGTATTGCTCATAGCCCTTGATTTGTGTTCCTTTCCTCTATCCTGTCGCGCCATCTCATGGGCTTGTTTGGTGGAAGAGATGCAGTCGTGCAAGAAACAGCGACATAATTTAATGTCGGTGAGGGGACCATGCTTGTAAGAAAGTGCGGATTTCCAATCTCTGATGTACAGAAATTCCGTTTCTTGACTGACTTTAGTTGGACCTTTGGAGTCAGGATCATGATCTCCGTCAGAAGTAGATGGGGTTATCACCGGTGCTGATATTTCGGACAtaggctcttcttcaggatCAGATGAGGCTACTAGTTCCGCTAATGTTGTGGCCACATGACCATCAtcggaagaaaagaagtctgCTAAATGCGGTGACGCTTTGAGCTTGTAGGGAGTCCAATCTCTTCCCGGGTCCTGGCGGGCGGAACCTGCAGCTGACACTGACTTctggggaagaggaagaccaTCTCCAACTGCTCCATGCTGGTGAGGAAGACGGCGAGGACGATGCGCCAGATATGCAGGCTCAGGGCGCGTTCTGCTATGCCACTGCCGTCCTTTCTTATAGGCCATGGGTACTTGCGGCATCTGGTGTCGCTCTTTGGCAAGGCGGTCTGCTAATATTTTGGAATCCTCGGGGCTGTCCATCTTAAGATAATGTGCCCGGTCCCGGGTTTTCCTGTTGAGGAAGCATAAGGTAGCGATCAATCCACTTACTGAGCTTTGAAGACGAGCTTTTATTTGAAGACACGCTGGGGCCAATGGAATGTAATAGAGGCAGCGGTTCAGAGGATTTGGCATATGGCTTTGAGAGAAGCTGTCTTGATCAGCGAGAAAACAGGGCATTCCAAG from Fusarium fujikuroi IMI 58289 draft genome, chromosome FFUJ_chr04 harbors:
- a CDS encoding related to transcription regulator SPT7, which codes for MSITNGQPAWQPPYLHHTNSNRSVSHLDDVPARTQTPIDNPSVLMPEAPLDIEEENRRALFADLYRKTEDKVALLFSEDGSYNYPAISALRRSPPPSANIIPPTTDHEPIKEPPLKKAKRTIDEDDYDDDDDDEEDDEPSQSASKPHSAGAPANTLLSPSKSGSSPVHSVTSPSKHGDKSKDQDGSQSKDKDGEDAIKKLEEARTATEAAARRSFHTIFHTLENDHAAMLEQQQLEDSEKQLQAEMDHNHHPINNHSAVPNQGSLSSANLGASSLTLKHLIARIDMKRDQVRASDAELRLLMNEVRKNRSKWASEENVNQEELYEALEKVLTELKAHTEYSTPFLTRVNKRDAPDYYNFIKNPMDLGTMTKKLKSLTYKSKADFVVDLNLIWDNCLRYNQDMNHPLRRMANGMRKEAEKLIPLIPDLVIRSRAEVEAEERRKQNGGDDDAGEDSDDEPIMSSRGRKAGAKGTSKARKAPNDQKEDTPAIDQKPILQVNGLLGKVREGSEVDGSNGFATPPIAGSLTPSGLNGHSGMGSNADAMDIDGPSINGLALNSAFGEAAEQAFEDEEYKVWKQTTKKDRALVAKERFQLFKDNKFNTEAPALVRSKAGMRRFLKRQREAEAEGIITHSQANSTAVASEDSATKPTETLAEEIEEEEAKVIPDYYDTLSNIPDIHPKLQWVEDGEGKVINQHEEFLRLVPPGSFTAPTSRLTKKMDENIHQIQETRKLATRISVIKQMQVQTQVYTNQFPKSNSDPFVEQDIEPHFISDDGPVMAPETCQNALKRSIAKVLYHTGFEELQPSAMDAFTSVASDYFQKLCRTFNVYNESEKKPSPAHAQGSKFQPRFTPEEVILHTLDENGHDISSLELYAKDELDRLSTKLDALHERMKLHLTDLLRPALAQDAGTDGVGAFKDGSEQFVSGDFAEDLGEDFFGFRALGLDKEMGLDMISVPLHLLQTRVRNQYQMQTQTTGEAATDLFEPLPSSEPVTKENIQEQIGLVKNFFLAKLHANGDQPLVEDEDLPTKQKKPRPRLGASGKIVTAQKRSPKEQLALAKKKKKMEAAAAEAKANANASPEKGAPGTTPGKKKSMSAATGSAPNPAVLALAPNMERQDSIHSQGNASQTDKDDTVGMMSPESIAP
- a CDS encoding related to VanZ domain protein, whose translation is MEESSTLSFPPTACLTYYYYYYYYLVKALKPSLLRTTNYYNLSGFAHKRTAICSERGATFGERSTLIRNWKLEGSVRLIKLNPSHWTPHDANTAPGCSLPGVFLLLLLIAAYAGLTSIQLGQYVNDKALHFTTFFALTVVFYWVVDTSRRRVMNMTLVVCTIVLGVGSEFVQSFLDNGREFDLYDIIANVIGSLLGVGLCSWYHKRMLERKRRRRYSAVPGEEQGDVELGEGHESGVMEGSSRSQTLEEEVDNWDENEIDDDWDEDETHEASTNTKTLETNADNAMVM